The segment tcataataataaatcatacatataaataataattatataaatttaaaaaaggtgAAGATTATAGTTTGTCAAATGGCTATGAAACCAATGAAGAATCAATAACAGTGCATTTAAAATCTTACAAAGAAGAAGTACTTCAATGTACgattcaaatagaaaaaaatcaaactggattttatgatttttatctaCTGTATGATAAATATGGACCAAATCGTGATAGCAGTATACTCAAGTATATTGGTAAAGAGGACAACAGTTGTtcctttattttatatcaaaaaaattatctattcaaatattattttaatgaatatgaTGCATTTAAAAGGAAATGggaaatcattgaaaaatttagatgTGAGAAATCACTTTGGAATATTGTAAACTTTAACCAGGTTCCGGAAAATGATGGTTGTTACAGaggatataatattttttttaatcccaGAACAATTATTGAAGTTATGTCAATGACTTGGACTGCgacaaaaattataagaaaagCTCCATATGATAATCGAACATTGACTGTACTTGTTCAATCAGAAGAACTACCAATATCTTcgtgtaaattaaatataggtGAAAATTCCGTTGGTTTTAATGgcaatgatattatttatgataaagaaTCATCATATTCATCATCAGCTCAATCGGGACTTGAATTTGTTGGATTAGATGATAATAGTTGTTCTGTGCGAATTCATCTGGATGTTTTAAATACAACAAACAatgaagataaattattaaatcaagatTGGATCATTACTGTTGATGGTAGTAATAAAAGATCAgtatattctttttatatgaATTCAAAGAGTTGGTGGATTGATAATCATTGttctaaagtttttttaagaaaaaaatttccattttcaACTGATgtacaacatttttaaataattattcttttcgttattttataaaaatacgtaattaattttattttaataactatgaaattttataagataaatttttattttttcaataaataaataatggattatctaataaataaattttttatatcataataatattgaatttaaattgtataaaataataaaaagtaaaattaatattttaaaagtttagaAATAACATCTGATGACTCCAATGACCTCAATCTTTAATCACCTGACGATCACACCActttgattatataaaaaaaaaaaaaaattagaatattttttcgtcCCATTTTATCAGCAGACATCAGTCGAATTTATTTAATCGTGTCTACCAGATCTCACTATCAATAATCATCCACTTTGTAAaagagaaattatttaattttcttttaataaaaatattattgcatTTCACTTTATATGAACATTATTGCATTCTCTTTTCTTATttctcattaaataataacaatttataaaaaaatatattcacgaGAATGAAGTGTTTCTTGGTGACGTTACTGTTGCTAACGCTGTCGTTATCAATCTCATTTGTGTCTGGTAAGTTTaatatgtcaaataaatattttattattgataatcatACTTACacgtattaattatataattttcaaaaaggaaaaaattatcgttttttaaatgacCCAGAAACCATAACAGTAAATTTAAAGGCTTATAAAGAAGAAGTACTTCGATGTATAATTCGAGTGGAAACAAGTGAAGCTggattttatgattattttccaCTGTATGACAAAGGTGGACAAATTCATAGTTTTAGGATGTTCGAGTATATTGGTGACACAGATAACAGCTGCTCCTTCATTATACATCCAAAATATTATGTattccaaaaatattttaatgaatatgaTGTATTCAAAGGAAAATGGacaatcattgaaaaatattcttgtgataaatcattttgGAATATTGTAACTTTTGTTTATGATTGGGAGAGACAAGGTTGTTATcgagaatataatattttttttaatccaagaACAAGTGTTGAAGTTATGGCAATGACTTGGACTGCgacaaaaattataagaaaagCTCCATATGATAATCGAACATTGACTGTGTTTGTACAGTCAGAAGCACAACCGATATCCatgtgtaaattaaatataggatacaatttttttgatctCAGGAGAAatgatattatcatttataataaatacacgtCATATTCATCACCTCTTGAATTTGGAATTGAATATATTGgattaaatgataatagttGCTCTGTACGAATTCATCTTGATGttttaaatacaacaaataaagaaaatgatattttaaatcaagatTGGGTGTTCACAGCTATGCATGTTGAttacaaggaaaaaaattcaatatattcttTTCATATGGGCTCGAAAAATTGGTGGATTGATAATCATTACTCTAAagtttttttgagaaaaaaatttttatcatcaacagatgtacaacattattaatttttaatgtcattattaattttttttttttttaaataattaaataaacaatttaataaaattatttctgggagaaattttatatttattttactttttttgtgataaaaagaatttttatttttatatttttttttgttgataatttggctgatatatttttgattaatttgataaaatattttatccctgaagaatatttaaatgatttttatcaacatgtccaacaatataattttttaattttgcaaactctaaattaatatcacaaaataaatcattttcatttgtcattgattcaattgatttataatttttatttttagttaaattattattattttctttttttatcatttggtTTATCAAGGTCTCCTTCGTGTTATTATTTGGCCAGGTATTACGAcgtattaattttgatgattttttttctaccatttttattttatctatataattaattattgaaatattattttccatgGATATTGGATATAGTTTTTCATACAGTTCTTCAAGATTATCAagttcttcttcatcttcaaaATCAATCAGATCATCATCACTACTTTGTGATATACCAAGAGCATTTATATCAGCATCAATGGATTCAATCATCGATATGAGTAATCTGTCTTCAAGTTCTAATTCTTCCTCAGTTTttggataattattttcaacacttGCTGACACATCTTCAAGGACActctaaaaaaatcaaatgttaattgttaattaaattttattaaataaattttaatagaaaatatttattacaaaccATTCTGACATCTTCCAAATTATccttagtcatttttttttttttttaaattattactggagaaaaaaaaataaaataaatctttgattattaattactataattatttacgTGGTTTAggcaaaattttattctattatttaacTAAGAAATCAATTGAGCCTTGTCAAGGACACGATTGGACgcgaatgaaaaataaatcccGCGCAAACTCAATAATCACAATTATTTAagtttaattttcatgaaagCGTTAAaagtaaatcaacaaaaaacagCTCCTCTTTCGGCAAacataacaacaaaaataaataacctaaaatattttaaaattttatcaacaataaaacaacAGTAAATACAGTGtaaatgttgttgtttatttaaattaataacaactaTTAACAAAAGTGAGCTACTTGTCAAAAATTGTTACtgttatattgttttttttttattattaaaat is part of the Aphidius gifuensis isolate YNYX2018 linkage group LG1, ASM1490517v1, whole genome shotgun sequence genome and harbors:
- the LOC122860369 gene encoding uncharacterized protein LOC122860369 gives rise to the protein MTKDNLEDVRMSVLEDVSASVENNYPKTEEELELEDRLLISMIESIDADINALGISQSSDDDLIDFEDEEELDNLEELYEKLYPISMENNISIINYIDKIKMVEKKSSKLIRRNTWPNNNTKETLINQMIKKENNNNLTKNKNYKSIESMTNENDLFCDINLEFAKLKNYIVGHVDKNHLNILQG